TCATATTAATTTAGGCTTACTATTTCCAACCTGGGCTTATtcatattacacatttttttcattgaagtgAATGAGATGTATGATGTCAATTCTAAAGTATTTAATACAactctttttcttctgctttgaTATATTACGCACATAATCcaaaagctatttaaaaaggACCAAATTaaaggttgctaagaatagacattttataacatactaaaacatactaaaagttcatttaatttAAATCATGACggcatcaaaataattattttatgtggGTACTGTATTATTTAGGCTACTGGGTGCTTAATATGGAATAGGCAAATTTATTTAGAATTTCTTTTGCATCTGTCCTTTTTTGAACCTCTAGGTGGTTGATATTATGAGAGTTAATGTGGACAAAGTCCTGGAGAGAGACCAGAAGTTGACTGATCTTGATGATAGGGCAGATGCATTGCAAGCAGGCGCTTCCCAGTTTGAGACCAGTGCTGCGAAGCTTAAAAGAAAGTACTGGTGGAAAAACTGCAAGGTAAGAAGCTGGAAAGATTAAATGTAATGTTGATTTGATAACGTTGAAGTCACAAACGCTAGCTTATGCGGTTGTCTTTGCCTCATCTGAGAGGGGAAAAAGTAACATTGCTTCTATCATCCTGCATCTTCTCTGGTATGTAAAGCGTTATCTGATGTTTTATAACGAATTTATCTTttaattttactgtttttcccctttttttttttttttttttttttttttagatgtgggcAATATTGATAGCTGTAGTTGTGATAATAATCATCATTATCATTGGTAAGTATGTCTGCAACAAATAGAAGTCATACACAAAGAAAGtggcacactatggggcagatttatcaagggtcgaatagaaaattagaattttgcattagtttttttagtcaaaactcacaaattcgaattgggaataatccaaactctattcgaatttgaaattcatcaaacctttaccctgggaataatttgaattaatctatttgcaacctaaaacctgcccagttgATGTATAAGGCAATGTCAATAGgagacccatttgaagatgttaatagccttcctgacatttgagtttttctcttagaaaaaaactcgattcatgtTTAGTTGAATTCGAAACaagttttcgagtcagtaaaattAGATGGTTTTAGACAtttaaaatttttcttaaataacctcccaatagaatttcaagtatattcgaatgtattagagtaaaaaaaaaattccatatttgACTTTTCTGTTGGAGCCTGCAATTGTCAGCTGAAAATGCAGCTCTGTGCTGTAGATTTCAGGTTTCTGCTGCATGGTTACTTTACAGTCACTATGTTTTTTCCAGATAAACACCATCACAGGCAAAGCACAGTacatactagagtcctgcagtgggtcaggtactcgcaggttacctgcaaaaacctgcagtaccctgcgggtagaagttccgggtgcgggtatagacgaaGTTTGgtggttctgcaggtttgcgggtctTCTCTATAGCGATTTTcaccccttttttctgatcatgtctacttccattgatgtcacttccagtttacaatgacagcatttcctgttttactcctttgtTTCTGATCACGGTTACTTCCGATGATGTaatttccggtttacaatgacggcatttcctgttttactcctttgtTTCTGATCACGGTTACTTCCGATGATGTaatttccagtttacaatgaccgTATttactgattcttgatggtcagcgggtctgggttgcggataaggtacttgcgggtccaagcgggtaagaatgcgggtccgggttgcggattgcaggtcgtgggtacaggttccaaaaagtggacccgcgcaggactctagttacATGCTACAGCTAGAGACATATTGGACATGCTCTGATATACCCCTTTAACAGCCATTGCCCATCAAACATAACAATGGGTGGTTAGTGCACTATAACACTCATGTGGTTGAGCCatgtatgtattgtattgtattctaGCTAAGTTTCCATGCACAAGGTTTAAATGCAGAAATTCTTCAATACAGAATATGTTTTGCATTTAGCTGTAGTTTGGAGATTCTTTGTGTAGCGTGGCTGTGTATAGTACAGTAAGCACCACTCTGCCAACTAAACTATATGTTTCACTATGTGGGCATATCTGAAATTCATTATACAGCCCCAAAGGAGATATCCACATCAACTAAAACCCTTAAAgaaattgtttagtgtaaaaataaaaactgggtaaatagattgtatgtgcaaaataaaaaatattgtatatagactggatgtctaacataatagccagaacactacttcctgctttgcagctctcttggtttccacttattggttaccacgctgtaaccaatcagagacttgaggggggctgTATGGGTCATAACGGTTGCTTTTATATCTGAGCTGcgtgctaaggatcaattgcaaacatgtggccccccttcaagtcgctgacaaactctgtgttagagagctgaaaagcaggaactaGTGTTCTGTTTTATTCTGTTATGTCAGACAtccgttcactccagcctttatacattacatttatccgttcactccagcctttatacattacatttttggctaattagctatattagaaacattttttattttaaacagtccatctatttacccagtttttatttgtacactgaactatTCATTCTATTAATTTAGAAatgcaaaagacaaaataatgAGACATATTACATTCTACAAATCTCAATCCACTCTTTTACACAGttatgtaaaatgaaattagCGTGTTGAATATATTAAAAGAAGGAAAACAACAACATAATGATGCCATTATATTCATGAGCAGATATGGTTAGTTTGCTGCCCTCTTGTCTGAATTTCTTAatgctgtttttgttttacagtgtGGAGCGTCTCCTAATCCTTCGGGGATACGGATCCTAACTGATGCCAAACCAGttgctgcagcttttttttttttttttttttaaatctctgaaCCTGCTGTATTCAATAGTTTATATTCCAACTCAAGGAAAAATGTTTAGAGTTAATATTTCTTGTTTATAGAGTTAAGTGCCTTAGTGAAACAT
This sequence is a window from Xenopus laevis strain J_2021 chromosome 7S, Xenopus_laevis_v10.1, whole genome shotgun sequence. Protein-coding genes within it:
- the LOC108697701 gene encoding vesicle-associated membrane protein 3: MSTPGPSATGDPGNRRLQQTQAQVNEVVDIMRVNVDKVLERDQKLTDLDDRADALQAGASQFETSAAKLKRKYWWKNCKMWAILIAVVVIIIIIIIVWSVS